One genomic region from Terriglobus aquaticus encodes:
- a CDS encoding glutaminyl-peptide cyclotransferase: MRSGSLLALAGVLSACVLTGCNPLPARAAAPTYGYQVVQRFPHSTQSYTEGFFFLDGLFYEGTGMEGQSALMAIAPSTGQPIQKRDLPQQYFGEGIVDWGANIYEWTWKSHVCFVYDRFSFRPVKQFTYTGEGWGMTHDKASIITSDGTSTLRFRNPATFAETRHIVAHDGPKKIEMLNELEFVKGEIYANVWHDDRIARISPKDGAVLGWIDLHGILPDSQRVNAESVLNGIAYDAQHDRLFVTGKQWPAIFEIKLVPKK, from the coding sequence ATGCGATCGGGTTCTCTGCTTGCCCTGGCCGGTGTGCTTTCAGCGTGTGTGTTGACTGGGTGCAACCCCCTGCCCGCACGGGCGGCCGCGCCTACCTATGGCTACCAGGTGGTGCAGCGCTTTCCGCACTCTACCCAGAGCTACACCGAAGGCTTCTTCTTCCTGGACGGTCTGTTCTACGAAGGCACCGGCATGGAAGGCCAGTCGGCCCTGATGGCCATTGCTCCCTCGACCGGTCAGCCCATTCAGAAGCGCGACCTCCCTCAGCAGTACTTCGGCGAAGGCATTGTCGACTGGGGCGCCAATATCTACGAGTGGACCTGGAAGTCGCACGTCTGCTTTGTCTATGACCGCTTCTCCTTCCGCCCGGTCAAGCAGTTCACCTACACCGGCGAAGGCTGGGGCATGACGCACGACAAAGCCAGCATCATCACCAGCGACGGCACGAGCACCCTGCGCTTCCGCAATCCCGCCACGTTTGCGGAGACGCGCCACATCGTCGCGCACGACGGCCCCAAAAAGATCGAGATGCTCAACGAACTGGAGTTCGTGAAAGGCGAGATCTACGCTAACGTGTGGCACGACGATCGCATCGCCCGCATCTCGCCCAAAGACGGTGCGGTGCTTGGCTGGATCGACCTGCACGGCATTCTTCCGGACTCACAGCGCGTCAACGCCGAGTCGGTGCTCAACGGCATCGCCTACGACGCCCAGCATGACCGCCTCTTCGTCACCGGGAAGCAGTGGCCCGCTATCTTCGAGATCAAGCTCGTTCCCAAGAAGTAG